The stretch of DNA TCAGGCCTCCTGCGCCGAGCCGGTACTCCGCACCGCTGTCCGGGTCCCCGGCCAGTTCCACGACGGCCTTGCCGACCTGCTCCAGGTGGAGGATGGGCTGCCGTCGCTCGATGAAGGCCGCCCGGTCGAGACCCGCCCGTGCCGCGTAGCCCGTGACGCCGGCCGCGCCCACCCCACCGACCGGGGTCAGGTCCGGCAGCACCGTGACGAACCGGATGCCCAGCCCGGCCCGCTCGGACTCCTCGGCGCCGTACTGGCGCAGGTAGCGGACGGCGGCCTTGGCGGCGGCGTACCCGCCACTGAGCGGGGAGCCCGCCAGGGCGGCCCCGCTGGACATCGACAGGACCAGGCTGCCCGGCGCCAGCGGCTCCCGCAGCGCCG from Kitasatospora sp. MMS16-BH015 encodes:
- a CDS encoding SDR family oxidoreductase — protein: MSDPVQTAVVTGASRGFGRAIAAALVAGGTQVIGIARGGQALRAVRDELGEGFTPVTADATDETLAAEVIRAHRPGLLVLNAGAVPHMAPVQEQTWATFSRTWEVDTRHVFAWTGAALREPLAPGSLVLSMSSGAALAGSPLSGGYAAAKAAVRYLRQYGAEESERAGLGIRFVTVLPDLTPVGGVGAAGVTGYAARAGLDRAAFIERRQPILHLEQVGKAVVELAGDPDSGAEYRLGAGGLTPLG